The following are encoded together in the Cololabis saira isolate AMF1-May2022 chromosome 5, fColSai1.1, whole genome shotgun sequence genome:
- the prpf18 gene encoding pre-mRNA-splicing factor 18 isoform X1 yields MDILKAEIERKRKHIEEKQILDDSKKYFKRADLARKEQEDYFRRCGYKVQRETPESQRVEEEKEENEPSTSTNPVLELELTEKLPMTLSRQEVIRRLRERGEPVRIFAESDYDAFQRLRKIEILTPEVNKGLRNDLKAAMDKIDQQYLNEIVGGTEPGEVDTQHDLKVHEENTTIEELEALGKTLGTGDDHRDQDVIDKFLRFLLGVWAKDLNSREDHVKRSVQGKVASATHSQTESYLRPLFRKLRKKNLPADIKESITDIIKFMLEREYVKANDAYLQMAIGNAPWPIGVTMVGIHARTGREKIFSKHVAHVLNDETQRKYIQGLKRLMTICQKHFQTVPSKCVEYNAL; encoded by the exons ATGGACATACTCAAAGCTGAGATCGAAAGGAAGAGGAAGCATATCGAGGAAAAACAGATTTTAGAC GACtccaaaaaatattttaaaagggCCGACCTTGCACGCAAGGAGCAAGAAGACTACTTCAGAAGATGTGGATATAAG GTTCAGAGAGAGACTCCTGAGAGCCAG AGGGttgaggaggagaaagaagaaaatgaacCATCCACTTCAACTAATCCAGTATTAGAACTGGAGCTAACAGAGAAGCTGCCAATGACACTGTCGCGACAGGAG GTTATTCGACGTCTTCGGGAACGAGGGGAACCAGTCAGAATATTTGCAGAGTCTGACTATGATGCCTTTCAGAGACTCAGGAAAATAGAAATACTGACTCCTGAAGTAAACAAG GGCTTGAGGAATGACCTGAAAGCAGCCATGGACAAGATTGACCAGCAGTACCTGAACGAGATTGTTGGAGGGACAGAGCCGGGGGAGGTGGACACACAGCATGACCTGAAAGTTCATGAAGAAAATACCACTATTGAAGAGCTTGAG GCTCTTGGGAAAACCCTGGGCACAGGGGATGATCACAGAGACCAGGACGTTATTGACAAATTTTTAAGG TTTCTTCTTGGGGTTTGGGCCAAAGATCTGAACAGCAGAGAAGACCATGTGAAGCGCAGCGTTCAGGGCAAGGTGGCCAGTGCAACACACTCGCAGACCGAGTCTTATCTCAGGCCTCTCTTTCGAAAGCTCAGGAAGAAG aatTTACCTGCTGACATCAAAGAGTCGATCACAGACATCATCAAGTTTATGTTGGAGAGGGAATATGTGAAG GCAAATGATGCATATCTACAAATGGCTATCGGAAATGCCCCCTGGCCTATTGGTGTCACCATGGTGGGTATCCACGCCCGTACTGGACGAGAAAAGATCTTCTCCAAACACGTGGCCCATGTTCTCAACGATGAGACGCAGAGGAAATACATCCAG gGACTGAAGAGACTGATGACAATCTGCCAGAAACACTTTCAAACGGTTCCATCGAAGTGTGTGGAGTACAACGCTCTTTA
- the bend7 gene encoding LOW QUALITY PROTEIN: BEN domain-containing protein 7 (The sequence of the model RefSeq protein was modified relative to this genomic sequence to represent the inferred CDS: substituted 2 bases at 2 genomic stop codons), translating to MXRFLNIKVINVFTWRKGRTSVTLGKGAHFSRTTYXIFPLKMEFGERKRRRKSQSFKLVTDEECDTSYELNSSCKEANGVKDAAVPEVWLGNEGMEIKRQITGMMQLLSDKSGRVYHRLGTDQDSSITEPQDRHLNWIHQPPIISLVSEDHQSNHWISVRDSEHSPSSTSASMPNGLGCGQYSTRSKALKSLSNTKDSNKANETNGVLAPAVPEAACCMCNCKGTLQAILQELRAMRRLMQTQKGSVDRQDQAASACQPRLGLGATSRCMHRKRRPIHRMAPLSASSTKKNAFFPLGVSALKAAGVAPAESKNGEECEKKDSSTPDVHPISPDASMLLPQKNPVIVSNIHNPLLNQMRETQALESEVRLAEDYDVYISKAQLDSILVNYTRSGSLLFRKLVCAFFDDATLATSLPNGKRKRGLNDNRKGLDQNIVGAIKVFTEKYCTKHGIEKLPGPRDWVQILQDQIKLARRRLKRDAAEAENSNGPSTSINLI from the exons ATGTGACGATTTCTTAATATTAAAGTCATTAATGTATTTACATGGCGAAAGGGAAGGACCAGCGTCACACTGGGAAAGGG AGCACATTTCAGCCGCACGACTTATTGAATATTCCCCCTGAAGATGGAGTTTGGGgaaaggaagaggagaaggaagtCGCAGAGCTTTAAATTGGTCACGGATGAAG AATGTGACACTTCATATGAGCTGAATTCCAGTTGCAAAGAGGCCAATGGCGTAAAGGATGCTGCTGTACCTGAGG TTTGGCTGGGCAACGAGGGTATGGAGATCAAGAGGCAAATCACGGGAATGATGCAGCTTTTGAGCGATAAGTCTGGCCGGGTGTATCATCGTCTTGGGACGGATCAGGACAGCTCAATAACAGAGCCCCAAGACAGGCATCTGAACTGGATACATCAGCCACCAATTATCTCTCTTGTGTCAGAGGACCACCAGAGCAACCACTGGATCTCTGTGAGGGACTCAGAGCATTCACCTTCATCCACATCTGCGTCCATGCCCAACGGTCTGGGCTGTGGCCAGTACAGCACCCGCTCCAAAGCCCTCAAGAGTCTCAGCAACACAAAGGACTCAAACAAAGCCAATGAAACAAATG GTGTTCTCGCTCCTGCAGTGCCAGAAGCCGCTTGCTGTATGTGTAACTGTAAAGGCACATTGCAGGCTATACTGCAGGAACTGCGAGCCATGAGGAGGTTGATGCAAACTCAAAAAG gaTCAGTTGACAGACAGGACCAAGCAGCATCAGCATGCCAACCTCGCCTTGGACTTGGCGCCACTTCTCGTTGTATGCACCGAAAGAGAAGGCCTATCCATAGGATGGCTCCACTTAGTGCATCCAGCactaaaaaaaatgcttttttccCATTGGGGGTCTCAGCACTTAAAGCTGCAGGTGTGGCACCTGCAGAATCTAAAAATGGAGAAGAATGTGAGAAAAAAGACTCATCAACTCCTGACGTACATCCCATCTCTCCTGATGCTTCTATGCTACTGCCTCAGAAAAATCCAGTAATAGTCAGCAACATCCACAATCCTCTGCTGAACCAAATGAGGGAAACCCAGGCGTTAGAG TCGGAGGTGCGTCTTGCAGAGGATTATGATGTGTATATCTCCAAGGCCCAGCTAGACTCCATCCTGGTCAACTATACCCGCTCTGGCAGCCTGCTGTTCCGCAAACTG GTGTGCGCCTTCTTTGATGATGCAACCTTGGCTACTTCCCTGCCAAATGGTAAAAGGAAGCGAGGGCTTAACGATAACCGTAAAGGCTTGGACCAGAATATTGTAGGTGCCATTAAAG TGTTTACAGAGAAATACTGCACTAAACATGGAATCGAGAAGTTGCCTGGGCCACGAGATTGGGTGCAGATCCTTCAAGATCAGATTAAACTTGCCAGGAGGAGGCTAAAAAGAG ATGCTGCAGAAGCAGAAAACTCAAATGGACCGTCCACAAGTATTAACCTCATCTGA
- the sephs1 gene encoding selenide, water dikinase 1 yields MSVRESFNPESYELDKNFRLTRFAELKGTGCKVPQDVLQKLLETLQENHYQEDEQFLGAVMPRLGIGMDTCVIPLRHGGLSLVQTTDYIYPIVDDPYMMGRIACANVLSDLYAMGVTECDNMLMLLGVSNKMSEKERDKVIPLIIQGFKDASEEAGTSVTGGQTVLNPWVVMGGVATTVCQPNEFIMPDNAVPGDVLVLTKPLGTQVAVAVHQWLDIPEKWNKIKLVVTQEDVELAYHEAMMNMARLNRTAAGLMHTFNAHAATDITGFGILGHAQTLARQQRSEVSFVIHNLPVLAKMAAVSKACGNMFGLMHGTCPETSGGLLICLPREQAARFCAEIKSPKYGEGHQAWIIGIVEKGNRTARIIDKPRIIEVAPQAATQNVNPTPGATS; encoded by the exons ATGTCTGTGAGGGAATCTTTTAACCCTGAAAGCTATGAGCTGGACAAGAACTTCAGACTCACACGCTTTGCTGAGCTCAAGGGCACAGGCTGCAAG GTCCCCCAAGACGTTTTACAGAAGCTGCTAGAAACTTTACAGGAAAACCACTATCAAGAGGATGAACAGTTCCTGGGGGCAGTTATGCCTCGGTTAG GCATAGGCATGGACACGTGTGTGATTCCTCTCAGACATGGTGGGCTTTCTCTGGTCCAGACAACAGACTACATATATCCCATTGTGGACGACCCCTACATGATG ggGAGAATTGCTTGTGCCAATGTTCTAAGTGACCTGTATGCCATGGGAGTGACGGAGTGTGACAACATGTTGATGCTTCTGGGAGTCAGCAACAAAATGTCTGAGAAA GAGAGAGACAAAGTCATCCCACTAATCATCCAGGGCTTTAAGGATGCGTCAGAAGAGGCTGGCACATCTGTTACAGGAGGACAAACGGTGCTCAACCCCTGGGTAGTGATGGGAGGAGTTGCCACGACAGTCTGTCAGCCCAATGAGTTCATCAT GCCAGACAATGCAGTACCAGGAGACGTGTTGGTGTTGACCAAACCTCTAGGAACACAAGTGGCTGTCGCAGTGCACCAGTGGCTGGATATT CCCGAGAAGTGGAACAAGATCAAGCTGGTGGTAACCCAGGAAGATGTAGAATTGGCCTACCATGAAGCTATGATGAACATGGCCCGGCTCAACAGGACGG CTGCTGGTCTCATGCACACCTTCAACGCCCATGCAGCTACCGACATCACGGGATTTGGCATCCTCGGACACGCTCAGACGTTGGCACGACAACAGCGAAGTGAGGTGTCCTTTGTCATCCACAACCTTCCAGTTCTCGCCAAGATGGCAGCCGTCTCCAAGGCCTGTGGGAACATGTTTGGACTCATGCACGGCACCTGCCCTGAGACATCAG GAGGCCTGCTCATCTGTTTACCCCGGGAGCAAGCCGCCCGCTTCTGTGCCGAGATCAAATCCCCAAAGTACGGAGAGGGCCACCAAGCATGGATCATCGGCATCGTAGAGAAAGGAAACCGCACTGCTCGAATCATTGACAAGCCCCGAATCATCGAGGTGGCACCGCAGGCAGCCACGCAGAACGTCAACCCGACACCTGGTGCAACTTCTTAA
- the cpt1b gene encoding LOW QUALITY PROTEIN: carnitine O-palmitoyltransferase 1, muscle isoform (The sequence of the model RefSeq protein was modified relative to this genomic sequence to represent the inferred CDS: inserted 1 base in 1 codon), whose amino-acid sequence MAEAHQAVGFQFTVRPDGVDLXLSQEVIRNIYLSGLTAWKKKAIQFKNGVLAGVYPASPSSWLIVVIAMMSSLYINTDPSLGMIDVIKENLPHKDCMSVQTRAVLGAILFATGLWLFLIYLLRYTLKALLSYHGWIFESHGRMSASTKVWLSLVKMFSGRRPLLYSFQASLPRLPVPSVEDTIHRYLESVRPLLDNAQYDQMEMLAFDFKESKAGRLQRYLVLKSWWATNYVSDWWEEYIYLRSRSPIMVNSNFYIMDLLYVTPTHRQAARAGNIVHAMLQYRRKLERGEHAPLRALGTVPMCSTQMERMFNTTRIPGIETDIVQHLTDRKHLTVYHKGRFFLLWLYTGGRHLLPSELEMQFQRILNDTSEPQPGEVKLAALTAGNRVPWARARVKYFSHGVNKVSLDVIESAAFFLTLDDEPQGYDEKKTNSLDSYAKSLLHGKCHDRWFDKSFNLISYPNGKMGVNIEHSWADAPVVGHMWEYVVATDCFHLGYTEEGHCRGDVNRGLPYPTRLQWQISQECQDIIETSYLSAQKIAEDVDFHGCLFNEFGKGLIKKCRTSPDAFIQLALQLAQFRDQGVFCLTYESSMTRMFRDGRTETVRSCTPEAAAFVKAMEDTASTNTCRLALFRKAAEKHQNMYRLAMTGSGIDRHLFCLYIVSKYLGVDSPFLEKVLSEPWRLSTSQTPQQQLNLMDINKFPEYVSAGGGFGPVADDGYGVSYIIVGEHLITFHISSKFSSSNTDSYRFGLHIQKAMVDIKALFQLENHKKTAEHAKHLENGKKHI is encoded by the exons AATGGTGTACTCGCCGGAGTCTACCCCGCCAGTCCGTCCAGTTGGCTGATAGTTGTGATCGCCATGATGAGTTCCTTGTATATCAACACAGACCCATCACTAGGAATGATTGACGTCATCAAGGAAAACCTGCCACACAA AGACTGTATGTCAGTGCAGACCAGAGCGGTGCTGGGGGCCATCCTGTTCGCTACGGGACTGTGGCTGTTCCTCATCTACCTGCTCAGATACACTCTCAAAGCTCTGCTCTCCTACCACGGCTGGATCTTTGAATCTCATGGAAGAATGAGTGCATCAACCAAAGTGTGGCTG AGCTTGGTGAAGATGTTCTCGGGACGCAGACCACTGCTCTACAGCTTCCAGGCCTCCCTACCCAGGCTCCCTGTGCCCAGCGTGGAAGATACCATTCACAGG TACCTGGAGTCGGTCCGTCCTCTGCTGGACAACGCACAGTATGACCAGATGGAAATGTTGGCCTTTGATTTTAAAGAATCCAAAGCAGGCCGACTGCAGAGATACCTGGTCCTAAAATCCTGGTGGGCAACAAATTAT GTTAGTGACTGGTGGGAGGAGTACATCTACCTCAGGAGCAGGAGTCCCATCATGGTTAACAGCAACTTTTATATAATG GACCTGCTGTACGTGACCCCGACGCACCGGCAGGCTGCCAGAGCGGGAAACATTGTTCATGCTATGTTGCAGTACAGACGGAAACTGGagcggggagaacatgcaccG CTGAGAGCTTTGGGGACTGTTCCCATGTGCTCCACTCAGATGGAGAGGATGTTTAACACCACCCGCATCCCTGGCATTGAGACAG ACATTGTGCAGCACCTGACTGACCGGAAGCACCTGACTGTCTACCACAAAGGCCGCTTCTTCCTGCTGTGGCTGTATACGGGAGGCCGCCACCTCTTACCAAGCGAACTGGAGATGCAGTTTCAAAGGATCCTGAATGACACATCAGAACCTCAACCAGGAGAAGTGAAACTCGCTGCGCTGACTGCAGGAAACCG AGTTCCATGGGCACGGGCTCGGGTTAAATATTTCAGCCACGGCGTGAACAAAGTGTCCTTGGATGTTATTGAGTCAGCTGCTTTCTTCTTGACACTTGACGATGAGCCTCAAGGTTATGACGAAAAGAAGACCAACTCACTTGATAGTTATGCCAAGTCCCTGCTGCATGGAAAGTGCCATGACAG GTGGTTTGATAAGTCTTTCAACTTAATCTCTTATCCAAATGGAAAGATGGGTGTAAATATTGAACATTCTTGGGCAGATGCGCCAGTCGTGGGACACATGTGGGAG TATGTTGTTGCAACAGACTGTTTCCACCTCGGCTACACAGAGGAAGGGCATTGTAGAGGCGACGTGAACAGGGGTCTGCCTTATCCCACTCGACTGCAGTGGCAGATTTCACAGGAG TGCCAAGATATCATAGAAACGTCATACCTGTCAGCCCAGAAGATAGCCGAGGATGTGGACTTCCACGGCTGCCTGTTCAATGAGTTTGGCAAAGGATTGATCAAGAAGTGCAGGACGAGCCCTGATGCCTTCATCCAGCTGGCCCTGCAGCTGGCACAGTTCAGG GATCAGGGTGTGTTCTGTCTGACGTATGAGTCCTCCATGACCCGCATGTTCAGAGATGGACGGACAGAGACGGTGCGGTCCTGCACCCCTGAGGCTGCCGCCTTTGTGAAAGCCATGGAGGACACGGCTTCAaca AACACCTGTAGGCTGGCACTGTTTCGTAAGGCAGCAGAGAAGCATCAAAACATGTATCGTTTGGCCATGACTGGATCTGGCATCGACCGTCACCTTTTCTGCCTTTACATCGTGTCCAAGTACCTGGGTGTGGACTCACCATTTCTTGAGAAG GTACTTTCCGAGCCATGGAGGCTGTCCACAAGCCAGACTCCACAGCAGCAGCTCAACCTTATGGACATCAACAAGTTCCCTGAGTATGTGAGCGCTGGAGGTGGATTCGGCCCT GTGGCTGATGATGGATACGGTGTGTCTTATATCATTGTTGGGGAACACCTCATCACATTCCACATCTCCAGCAAGTTCTCCAGCTCTAACACA GACTCGTACCGGTTCGGCCTGCACATTCAGAAGGCCATGGTTGACATCAAAGCGCTTTTCCAGCTTGAAAACCATAAGAAGACCGCGGAGCACGCAAAGCACTTAGAAAATGGGAAAAAGCACATTTAG
- the prpf18 gene encoding pre-mRNA-splicing factor 18 isoform X2, whose protein sequence is MDILKAEIERKRKHIEEKQILDDSKKYFKRADLARKEQEDYFRRCGYKRVEEEKEENEPSTSTNPVLELELTEKLPMTLSRQEVIRRLRERGEPVRIFAESDYDAFQRLRKIEILTPEVNKGLRNDLKAAMDKIDQQYLNEIVGGTEPGEVDTQHDLKVHEENTTIEELEALGKTLGTGDDHRDQDVIDKFLRFLLGVWAKDLNSREDHVKRSVQGKVASATHSQTESYLRPLFRKLRKKNLPADIKESITDIIKFMLEREYVKANDAYLQMAIGNAPWPIGVTMVGIHARTGREKIFSKHVAHVLNDETQRKYIQGLKRLMTICQKHFQTVPSKCVEYNAL, encoded by the exons ATGGACATACTCAAAGCTGAGATCGAAAGGAAGAGGAAGCATATCGAGGAAAAACAGATTTTAGAC GACtccaaaaaatattttaaaagggCCGACCTTGCACGCAAGGAGCAAGAAGACTACTTCAGAAGATGTGGATATAAG AGGGttgaggaggagaaagaagaaaatgaacCATCCACTTCAACTAATCCAGTATTAGAACTGGAGCTAACAGAGAAGCTGCCAATGACACTGTCGCGACAGGAG GTTATTCGACGTCTTCGGGAACGAGGGGAACCAGTCAGAATATTTGCAGAGTCTGACTATGATGCCTTTCAGAGACTCAGGAAAATAGAAATACTGACTCCTGAAGTAAACAAG GGCTTGAGGAATGACCTGAAAGCAGCCATGGACAAGATTGACCAGCAGTACCTGAACGAGATTGTTGGAGGGACAGAGCCGGGGGAGGTGGACACACAGCATGACCTGAAAGTTCATGAAGAAAATACCACTATTGAAGAGCTTGAG GCTCTTGGGAAAACCCTGGGCACAGGGGATGATCACAGAGACCAGGACGTTATTGACAAATTTTTAAGG TTTCTTCTTGGGGTTTGGGCCAAAGATCTGAACAGCAGAGAAGACCATGTGAAGCGCAGCGTTCAGGGCAAGGTGGCCAGTGCAACACACTCGCAGACCGAGTCTTATCTCAGGCCTCTCTTTCGAAAGCTCAGGAAGAAG aatTTACCTGCTGACATCAAAGAGTCGATCACAGACATCATCAAGTTTATGTTGGAGAGGGAATATGTGAAG GCAAATGATGCATATCTACAAATGGCTATCGGAAATGCCCCCTGGCCTATTGGTGTCACCATGGTGGGTATCCACGCCCGTACTGGACGAGAAAAGATCTTCTCCAAACACGTGGCCCATGTTCTCAACGATGAGACGCAGAGGAAATACATCCAG gGACTGAAGAGACTGATGACAATCTGCCAGAAACACTTTCAAACGGTTCCATCGAAGTGTGTGGAGTACAACGCTCTTTA